The following coding sequences lie in one Rutidosis leptorrhynchoides isolate AG116_Rl617_1_P2 chromosome 4, CSIRO_AGI_Rlap_v1, whole genome shotgun sequence genomic window:
- the LOC139843622 gene encoding probable calcium-binding protein CML13: MGKNLNDEQVSAMKEAFTLFDTDGDGKIAPSELGILMRSLGGNPTQAQLKSIIAEEKLTSPFDFNRFTELMGKHLKPEPFDRQLRDAFKVIDKDGTGYVVVSDLKHILTSIGEKLEPAEFDEWIREIDVGSDGKIKYEDFIARMVAK; the protein is encoded by the coding sequence ATGGGGAAGAATTTGAACGATGAACAAGTTTCCGCCATGAAAGAAGCCTTCACGCTCTTCGACACTGACGGTGACGGAAAGATCGCGCCATCAGAACTCGGTATTCTGATGCGATCTCTCGGTGGAAACCCTACACAAGCGCAGCTCAAATCAATAATCGCTGAAGAGAAACTGACGTCACCATTTGATTTCAACCGGTTTACTGAGTTAATGGGGAAACATTTGAAACCTGAACCGTTTGATCGTCAGCTTCGTGATGCGTTTAAAGTAATTGATAAAGATGGAACAGGATACGTCGTCGTATCGGATCTAAAACATATATTGACGAGTATTGGGGAGAAATTAGAGCCTGCGGAATTTGATGAGTGGATCCGTGAAATTGATGTTGGATCTGATGGTAAAATCAAGTATGAGGATTTCATTGCTCGTATGGTTGCTAAATAA